One window from the genome of Streptococcus parasanguinis encodes:
- the wecB gene encoding non-hydrolyzing UDP-N-acetylglucosamine 2-epimerase, translated as MGKLKIMVVFGTRPEAIKMAPLVLELQKQRETIETITVVTAQHRQMLDQVLEIFNIVPDYDLDIMGKSQTLLDITSKILNQLDPVIKKEKPDMVLVHGDTTTTFAASLVAFYNQVRIGHVEAGLRTFDKYSPYPEEMNRQMTDDLADLYFAPTGESKANLLKENHPESSIVVTGNTAIDALKLTVQEDYHHEVLDQLDPAKKVILVTMHRRENQGQPMRAVFGALREMVDQEPTIEVVYPVHLSPAVQEAANDLLGDHDRIHLIEPLDVLDFHNLASRSYFIMSDSGGVQEEAPSLGKPVLVLRDTTERPEGVKAGILKLVGTDPAVVKTTMTELLTNESLYLQMANARNPYGDGRASERIVQAIKHYFGQGEAAEEFHEGEKE; from the coding sequence ATGGGAAAATTGAAAATTATGGTTGTGTTTGGGACGCGACCGGAGGCCATTAAAATGGCCCCTTTGGTGCTGGAGTTGCAAAAGCAGAGGGAGACTATTGAGACCATTACAGTGGTCACTGCCCAGCACCGTCAAATGCTGGACCAGGTTTTAGAAATCTTTAACATCGTACCTGATTACGATTTGGATATTATGGGGAAAAGCCAGACCTTATTAGACATTACCTCTAAAATTCTGAATCAATTAGATCCAGTTATCAAAAAAGAAAAGCCAGATATGGTGCTCGTCCATGGAGATACGACCACTACCTTTGCGGCGAGTTTGGTTGCCTTTTACAATCAAGTCCGCATTGGTCACGTCGAAGCTGGTTTGAGAACCTTTGATAAATATTCTCCGTATCCAGAAGAGATGAACCGTCAAATGACGGATGATCTAGCGGATCTGTATTTTGCGCCGACTGGCGAAAGTAAGGCTAATCTCTTAAAAGAAAATCATCCGGAATCCTCTATTGTGGTGACAGGAAATACTGCCATCGATGCACTGAAACTCACGGTTCAAGAGGATTATCACCACGAAGTGTTAGATCAATTAGATCCAGCTAAAAAAGTCATCCTGGTCACCATGCATCGAAGAGAAAATCAAGGCCAACCCATGCGAGCGGTCTTTGGGGCTCTGAGAGAAATGGTGGATCAAGAACCGACTATTGAAGTGGTTTACCCAGTGCATCTTAGTCCAGCGGTCCAAGAGGCAGCAAACGATCTATTAGGAGATCATGATCGGATCCACCTCATTGAGCCTCTAGATGTACTAGATTTCCACAACTTAGCTTCGAGAAGTTACTTTATCATGTCGGATTCAGGTGGGGTGCAAGAGGAGGCGCCATCATTAGGAAAACCGGTATTGGTATTACGCGATACAACGGAACGCCCAGAAGGGGTCAAAGCGGGAATTTTGAAATTAGTTGGAACGGATCCTGCCGTCGTCAAAACGACGATGACAGAGCTCTTAACCAACGAAAGCCTGTATCTTCAAATGGCAAATGCCCGAAATCCTTATGGGGATGGAAGAGCTTCTGAGCGAATCGTACAAGCCATTAAACATTACTTTGGCCAGGGAGAGGCTGCCGAAGAATTTCATGAGGGAGAGAAAGAATAA
- a CDS encoding glycosyltransferase family 2 protein translates to MISQIVMIIALISIWLSLAWGLVILFSAVHFWFKHSDFRVNTDPLPYYPKVTIVVPAHNEDVVIAQTAKAILDMNYPHDRVELLLFADNCSDRTYEECLAVKALPEYAGRDLTIINRSGTGGKAGVLNDALAMATGDYICVYDADAMPEKNALYFLVKEVLKDPERHVASFGRNKTRNANQNFLTRCINQEIVVTQRVHHVGMWHLFKIGRIPGTNFIIQTEFVKSIGGWKNGALTEDTDISFKIMQSGKLIALAYNSEAFQQEPETLKSYYMQRKRWAKGNYEVVLSNFKHLFGKGNWRVKLEVTNYSCVFFWFNAAIVLSDLIFFANILAMCIHTVVPGVQIPFSFDSENIYIAQLMLFNWILMIGLYLLQINVALASQFGQATTKQIWLALAAYFTYSQLFIIVSIDAISSIVMDKLLHRKETKWVKTKRFAG, encoded by the coding sequence ATGATTAGTCAAATTGTGATGATTATTGCCTTGATTTCGATTTGGTTATCCTTAGCCTGGGGCTTAGTAATCCTCTTTTCAGCCGTTCATTTTTGGTTTAAACACAGTGATTTTCGTGTTAATACGGATCCGCTCCCTTATTATCCAAAAGTAACGATCGTCGTACCCGCCCATAATGAGGATGTGGTCATTGCACAAACAGCCAAAGCGATCCTTGATATGAACTACCCACATGATCGTGTTGAATTACTGCTCTTTGCGGATAATTGTTCCGATCGCACCTATGAAGAGTGTTTGGCGGTTAAAGCATTGCCAGAGTATGCAGGACGGGATTTGACCATTATCAATCGAAGTGGAACAGGTGGGAAAGCCGGTGTGCTAAATGACGCTTTGGCGATGGCGACTGGAGACTATATCTGCGTCTATGATGCAGATGCCATGCCTGAAAAGAATGCTCTTTATTTCCTTGTGAAAGAAGTCCTCAAAGATCCAGAACGTCATGTGGCTTCTTTCGGCCGCAATAAAACGCGGAATGCCAATCAAAACTTCTTGACCCGCTGTATCAACCAAGAGATTGTTGTCACCCAACGGGTCCACCATGTGGGCATGTGGCATCTCTTTAAGATTGGACGGATTCCAGGAACTAACTTCATTATTCAAACCGAATTTGTAAAGAGTATCGGAGGATGGAAAAACGGTGCCTTGACTGAGGATACGGATATTTCTTTCAAGATTATGCAAAGTGGGAAGTTGATTGCGCTAGCCTATAATTCAGAAGCTTTCCAACAAGAGCCAGAGACTCTGAAGAGTTACTATATGCAACGGAAACGTTGGGCCAAAGGGAATTATGAAGTGGTTCTTTCCAACTTCAAGCATTTATTTGGTAAGGGAAATTGGCGCGTGAAGTTAGAAGTGACCAACTATTCCTGTGTCTTCTTCTGGTTTAATGCGGCCATCGTCTTATCGGACTTGATCTTTTTTGCCAATATTCTGGCTATGTGTATCCATACAGTGGTGCCAGGTGTGCAAATTCCATTTTCCTTTGATTCTGAAAATATCTACATTGCGCAATTGATGCTCTTCAATTGGATCTTGATGATCGGGCTTTATCTTCTTCAAATTAATGTGGCTCTTGCCTCACAATTTGGTCAAGCCACTACCAAGCAAATTTGGTTGGCTTTGGCTGCCTATTTCACCTATTCTCAACTGTTTATCATTGTGTCGATTGATGCCATCTCTTCGATTGTGATGGATAAACTATTGCACCGGAAAGAAACCAAATGGGTTAAAACAAAACGATTCGCAGGATAG
- a CDS encoding DUF1033 family protein produces MYRVIEMYGDCEPWWFLEGWEEDIVSSRKFEDYYQALKYYKQKWLELNEHFPSYKSRSDLMTIFWDTKEKEWCEDCSEDVQFFHSIVLLEDEHKIPKSKLRPGYEKERGSRKHRSCQYTLDSKKGTTLS; encoded by the coding sequence ATGTATCGAGTGATTGAAATGTACGGGGACTGTGAACCCTGGTGGTTTTTAGAAGGTTGGGAAGAAGATATCGTGAGTAGTCGGAAGTTTGAAGACTATTACCAGGCTTTGAAATACTACAAGCAGAAGTGGTTGGAGTTAAATGAGCACTTTCCAAGTTATAAGAGTCGGAGTGACCTCATGACGATCTTTTGGGATACCAAGGAGAAAGAGTGGTGTGAGGACTGCAGTGAAGATGTGCAGTTTTTCCACTCGATTGTCCTCCTAGAAGACGAGCATAAGATCCCTAAAAGCAAGCTCCGCCCAGGCTACGAAAAGGAAAGAGGCAGTCGCAAACACCGTTCTTGTCAATATACACTCGATTCAAAAAAGGGGACGACCCTGTCATAA
- the comGA gene encoding competence type IV pilus ATPase ComGA, translating into MVQEIAKKLIRMGKKEEAQDLYFIPRKEEYQVFMRVGDERRFVQSFPFEDMTAMISHFKFVAGMNVGEKRRSQLGSCDYPLENGVVSIRLSTVGDYRGYESLVIRLLHDEERELRFWFDQLPDLKKKLAGRGLYLFAGPVGSGKTTLMHALAQERFADQQVMSIEDPVEIKQDNMLQLQLNDQIGMTYDNLIKLSLRHRPDLLIIGEIRDKETARAVVRASLTGVTVFSTIHAKSVRGVYERLLELGVSEEELKIVLQGICYQRLIAGGGVVDFATENYQEHSASRWNQQMDLLAQSGYIQLAQAQAEKIIYR; encoded by the coding sequence ATGGTTCAAGAAATTGCAAAAAAACTGATCCGTATGGGAAAAAAGGAAGAGGCTCAGGATCTTTACTTCATTCCTCGGAAGGAGGAGTACCAAGTTTTTATGAGGGTGGGAGACGAGAGGCGCTTTGTGCAGTCCTTCCCTTTTGAGGACATGACGGCTATGATTAGCCACTTTAAGTTCGTGGCAGGGATGAATGTGGGAGAAAAAAGGCGCAGCCAGCTAGGATCGTGTGATTACCCTTTGGAGAATGGAGTGGTCTCGATTCGCTTGTCGACGGTGGGGGATTATCGTGGTTATGAAAGCTTGGTCATTCGGCTCTTGCATGATGAGGAACGTGAATTGCGGTTTTGGTTTGATCAGTTGCCGGACTTGAAGAAGAAATTGGCTGGTCGTGGCCTCTATCTCTTTGCAGGTCCTGTTGGTTCGGGAAAGACCACTCTCATGCATGCGTTGGCGCAAGAGCGCTTTGCGGACCAGCAAGTCATGTCTATTGAAGACCCTGTCGAGATCAAGCAGGACAATATGCTTCAACTTCAGCTGAATGACCAGATCGGCATGACCTATGACAACCTGATCAAACTCTCCTTACGCCATCGGCCGGACCTTCTCATCATTGGAGAGATCCGAGATAAGGAAACAGCTCGTGCAGTCGTACGAGCTAGTTTGACAGGAGTCACCGTCTTCTCTACTATTCATGCCAAGAGCGTTCGAGGTGTTTATGAGAGGCTCTTAGAACTTGGAGTGAGTGAGGAAGAGCTCAAGATTGTTTTACAAGGTATTTGCTACCAACGATTAATTGCAGGAGGAGGTGTGGTCGATTTTGCGACGGAAAACTACCAAGAGCACTCAGCCAGCCGCTGGAACCAACAAATGGATCTCTTGGCTCAATCGGGATATATCCAGCTGGCTCAGGCCCAAGCCGAAAAAATTATCTACCGCTAA
- a CDS encoding glycosyl hydrolase family 8, translated as MNTKKMRYVWFLVILCIFCLTLFLARTRSKVEMRNRIYRQWNEHFVVSKGKESYVRTTNDSNQTVVLSEAQSYGMLITVAAAKKGQAQQADFDRLYQYYLNHRLEGTQLMSWKQTISNGKAKDEDHNATDGDLYIAYALLKAAQQWPKQAKDYQAQAKAILEDILAHNYNEETGVLTVGNWANQDSEFYHLMRTSDTLPAQFQIFYEVTKDSKWLDIKEKMLQQLQTISSQTKTGLLPDFIWVDEQGTRVADPKTIESKYDGAYSYNACRLPYNLVQSKDATSQQLVKKMLNFFKSQRNLYAGYDLKGKALNNHQAASFLAPIVYASEHEKGYLKLVQQNKYIFTQDLPLNNYYDATMTTMIALELF; from the coding sequence ATGAATACGAAAAAGATGAGATATGTATGGTTTCTAGTCATCCTTTGCATTTTCTGTTTGACCTTATTTTTAGCGAGAACGAGAAGTAAAGTGGAGATGCGAAATCGAATTTACCGTCAGTGGAATGAGCATTTTGTTGTTTCAAAAGGGAAAGAATCCTATGTTCGAACCACCAATGATAGCAATCAAACGGTGGTTTTATCCGAAGCGCAAAGTTATGGAATGCTCATTACTGTTGCGGCTGCTAAAAAAGGACAAGCCCAACAAGCAGACTTTGACAGACTCTATCAATATTATCTAAATCATCGCTTGGAAGGTACCCAATTGATGTCTTGGAAACAAACCATCAGCAATGGAAAAGCAAAGGATGAGGACCATAACGCCACAGATGGAGATCTCTATATTGCCTATGCTCTTCTAAAAGCTGCTCAGCAATGGCCAAAGCAAGCCAAAGACTACCAGGCTCAAGCCAAAGCGATTTTAGAAGATATTCTCGCACACAACTACAATGAAGAAACCGGTGTGTTAACGGTGGGGAATTGGGCTAATCAGGATTCGGAATTCTATCATTTGATGCGGACGTCTGATACACTGCCAGCGCAATTCCAGATCTTTTATGAAGTGACAAAAGATTCGAAGTGGTTAGACATCAAAGAAAAGATGTTGCAGCAACTCCAAACGATCAGCTCCCAAACAAAAACAGGTTTACTACCTGATTTCATCTGGGTAGATGAGCAAGGAACGCGCGTAGCGGATCCCAAGACGATTGAATCCAAGTATGATGGAGCCTACTCGTATAATGCTTGTCGCCTTCCATATAATCTTGTTCAAAGTAAGGATGCAACCAGTCAACAATTGGTGAAAAAGATGTTAAACTTTTTCAAGAGTCAAAGAAACCTGTACGCGGGTTATGACTTGAAAGGAAAAGCCTTGAACAATCATCAGGCAGCAAGTTTTTTAGCACCGATAGTCTATGCTTCTGAACACGAAAAAGGCTATCTGAAGTTGGTGCAACAGAATAAGTATATCTTCACACAAGATCTACCTCTGAACAACTATTATGATGCAACCATGACAACCATGATTGCACTTGAATTGTTCTAA